The Streptomyces cynarae genome contains a region encoding:
- a CDS encoding ADP-ribosylglycohydrolase family protein, whose translation MTPTPDESVPLDERITGALVGAAVGDALGGPVEGHSPEQIVERHGGRVHGIVGPWHGDAWRTARPVAPFHKGDGHVTDDTLMTHALVRVYAAVRDHLDAYAIAEHLVPDLMSNPRWIPELEAEALPLHRVFLAEKWLVTRLHYAHADPREAGVGNIVNCGAAMYMAPVGLVNAANPEGAYAEALDLAGAHQSSYGREAAGVLAAAVAAACTPGATPDSVVAACLSLARDGTRAAIETVCDAASRYSDFESALRPLREAVAPYDTVGPDYRAPSLGARRPSRLHAIEELPVALGMVVVARGDYRHAVLGSVNYGRDCDSIATMAGAITGALGSQVPSDWAKAVAEASRLDLHAPALTLTEVTREIFARDVRRRRSHEAAFAALGG comes from the coding sequence ATGACGCCCACTCCTGACGAGTCGGTCCCTCTGGACGAACGCATCACCGGCGCCCTGGTCGGCGCAGCCGTCGGCGACGCCCTCGGCGGTCCCGTCGAGGGCCACTCCCCCGAGCAGATCGTCGAACGGCACGGCGGCCGGGTGCACGGGATCGTCGGACCCTGGCACGGCGACGCCTGGCGCACGGCCCGCCCCGTCGCCCCGTTCCACAAGGGCGACGGCCACGTCACCGACGACACGTTGATGACGCACGCGCTGGTACGGGTGTACGCGGCCGTCCGCGACCACCTCGACGCGTACGCGATCGCCGAGCACCTGGTCCCGGACCTGATGTCGAACCCGCGCTGGATCCCGGAGCTGGAGGCGGAGGCACTCCCGCTGCACCGCGTCTTCCTGGCCGAGAAGTGGCTCGTGACACGGCTTCACTACGCCCATGCGGACCCGCGGGAGGCGGGCGTCGGCAACATCGTCAACTGCGGTGCCGCGATGTACATGGCGCCGGTCGGCCTGGTCAACGCGGCCAACCCCGAGGGCGCGTACGCCGAGGCCCTGGACCTGGCGGGCGCGCACCAGTCCTCGTACGGCAGGGAGGCGGCCGGGGTGCTCGCGGCGGCGGTGGCGGCGGCCTGCACGCCGGGCGCGACACCGGACTCGGTCGTGGCGGCGTGCCTGTCGCTGGCGAGGGACGGGACGCGCGCCGCGATCGAGACGGTCTGCGACGCCGCCTCCCGCTACTCGGACTTCGAGTCGGCGCTCCGTCCGCTGCGGGAGGCGGTGGCGCCGTACGACACCGTAGGCCCCGACTACCGTGCCCCGTCCCTGGGCGCCCGCCGACCGTCCCGGCTGCACGCGATCGAGGAACTCCCGGTGGCGCTCGGCATGGTGGTCGTGGCCCGCGGCGACTACCGGCACGCGGTGCTCGGTTCGGTGAACTACGGCCGGGACTGCGACTCCATCGCCACGATGGCGGGCGCGATCACGGGCGCGCTGGGCTCACAGGTCCCGTCCGACTGGGCGAAGGCGGTCGCGGAGGCGAGCCGCCTCGACCTGCACGCCCCGGCCCTGACGCTCACGGAGGTCACCCGGGAGATCTTCGCCCGGGACGTGCGCCGCCGCCGGTCCCACGAGGCGGCCTTCGCCGCGCTGGGGGGCTGA
- a CDS encoding CaiB/BaiF CoA transferase family protein, with product MTAPLAGLRVLDLATLFAGPLAATLLGDFGAEVIKVEHPARPDPSRGHGPTKHGVGLWWKLLGRNKRTMTLDLSKPGGRTTLLRLAETADVIVENFRPGTLEKWALGWDELSAANSRLVLARVTAFGQFGPYAHRPGFGTLAEAMSGFAAITGEPDGPPTLPPFGLADSIAALATAYAVMTALAARDRTGTGQVVDMAIIEPILTVLGPQPIWYDQLAHVQGRTGNRSQNNAPRNTYRTADGGWVAVSASATSVAERLMRLVGRPELIDEPWFATGEERARHADVLDDAVGGWIAGRTRAEVLKAFEDAEAAVAPVQDVREVMTDPQYAALGTITTIPDDPELGRLRMQNVLFRLSATPGAIRWAGRPHGADTRAVLSELGMTAPEIAALEAEGAL from the coding sequence ATGACCGCACCCCTCGCCGGCCTCCGCGTGCTCGACCTCGCGACCCTCTTCGCCGGCCCCCTCGCCGCCACTCTGCTCGGTGACTTCGGCGCCGAGGTCATCAAGGTCGAGCACCCGGCCCGTCCCGACCCCTCCCGCGGCCACGGCCCGACGAAGCACGGCGTAGGGCTGTGGTGGAAACTGCTGGGCCGCAACAAGCGCACGATGACACTCGACCTGTCCAAGCCCGGTGGCCGTACGACACTGCTGCGGCTCGCCGAGACCGCCGACGTGATCGTCGAGAACTTCCGCCCGGGCACCCTGGAGAAGTGGGCCCTGGGCTGGGACGAGCTGTCCGCCGCGAACTCCCGTCTCGTGCTCGCCCGGGTGACCGCGTTCGGCCAGTTCGGCCCGTACGCGCACCGCCCCGGCTTCGGCACGCTCGCGGAGGCCATGAGCGGGTTCGCGGCGATCACCGGGGAGCCGGACGGGCCGCCGACGCTCCCGCCGTTCGGGCTGGCCGACTCGATCGCGGCCCTGGCGACGGCGTACGCGGTGATGACCGCGCTGGCGGCCCGCGATCGCACCGGGACGGGCCAGGTGGTGGACATGGCGATCATCGAACCGATCCTCACCGTCCTCGGCCCGCAGCCGATCTGGTACGACCAGCTGGCCCACGTCCAGGGGCGCACCGGCAACCGCTCCCAGAACAACGCCCCGCGCAACACCTACCGCACCGCGGACGGCGGCTGGGTCGCCGTCTCGGCCTCCGCCACGTCCGTCGCCGAGCGGTTGATGCGCCTGGTCGGCCGCCCCGAGCTGATCGACGAGCCGTGGTTCGCGACGGGTGAGGAGCGGGCCCGGCACGCGGACGTGCTCGACGACGCCGTCGGCGGGTGGATCGCCGGCCGCACCCGCGCGGAGGTGCTGAAGGCGTTCGAGGACGCGGAGGCGGCGGTGGCGCCGGTGCAGGACGTGCGGGAGGTGATGACCGACCCGCAGTACGCGGCGCTGGGCACGATCACCACGATCCCGGACGACCCGGAGCTGGGCCGGCTGCGGATGCAGAACGTCCTGTTCCGCCTCTCCGCCACGCCCGGCGCGATCCGCTGGGCCGGCCGTCCGCACGGCGCGGACACGCGGGCGGTCCTGAGCGAACTGGGCATGACGGCTCCCGAGATCGCCGCGCTCGAGGCGGAGGGTGCGCTATGA
- a CDS encoding ADP-ribosylglycohydrolase family protein: MLRLTWVQPEDLLGHELRQAEQDGREPSAIAARWRAAGGPPAPLTAGASPVPASPYLRLLAKDLLDELADLPSSLAEHEPTNLARIRALCRSWPAETAGSRAAGAVGVPPARAKSRAWGRVGAGGTPSGGVTPQARASEHPRATPTEAHLEAAWLGRAAGCLLGKPVEKLPLDGIRRLAGATGNWPLHTWFTGRGLPADLAEQYPWNRRSAKNSLAENIDGMPEDDDLNYPLLNLLLLGRHGKHFTTADVARLWLDELPAARTFTAERVAYRNLLCGIEPPRTARHRNPFREWIGALIRADVHGWTNPGDPAAAAEQAHRDATLTHTGNGVYAAMFTSAAIAEAATGAHDVHHCLRTGLTVVPPASRLARAVRHAIGLAESTPDFDVVVDELHAAHRGYHWVHAIPNTALIAAALTHADGEFTGSVCRAVSGGWDTDSNGATAGSIAGLLAGHPAALPDRWTTPLKNRLATSVGDFNGIGFDALAHLTHREAHRS; this comes from the coding sequence GTGCTCCGACTGACCTGGGTCCAGCCGGAGGACCTCCTCGGCCATGAACTCCGCCAGGCGGAGCAGGACGGCCGGGAGCCGTCGGCGATCGCGGCGAGGTGGAGGGCGGCGGGCGGCCCACCGGCACCCTTGACCGCCGGCGCGTCACCGGTACCGGCGTCCCCGTACCTGCGCCTGCTCGCAAAGGACTTGCTGGACGAACTGGCCGACCTGCCGAGCAGCTTGGCGGAACACGAGCCGACGAACCTGGCCCGGATCAGGGCGCTGTGCCGGAGCTGGCCGGCTGAAACTGCGGGCAGTCGTGCCGCTGGGGCGGTGGGGGTACCCCCTGCTCGAGCGAAGTCGAGAGCTTGGGGGAGGGTGGGCGCTGGGGGCACCCCCTCTGGGGGAGTCACCCCGCAAGCGCGGGCAAGCGAACACCCCCGGGCAACCCCCACCGAAGCGCACCTCGAAGCCGCCTGGCTGGGCAGAGCCGCCGGCTGCCTCCTCGGCAAACCGGTCGAAAAGCTCCCCCTGGACGGCATCCGCCGACTCGCCGGAGCCACCGGCAACTGGCCGTTGCACACCTGGTTCACGGGCCGCGGGCTACCCGCGGACCTGGCCGAGCAGTACCCGTGGAACCGTCGCTCCGCAAAGAACTCCCTCGCCGAGAACATCGACGGCATGCCCGAGGACGACGACCTCAACTACCCCCTGCTGAACCTGCTGTTGCTCGGCCGCCACGGCAAGCACTTCACCACCGCCGACGTCGCCCGGCTCTGGCTCGACGAACTCCCCGCCGCCCGCACCTTCACCGCCGAACGCGTCGCCTACCGCAACCTCCTCTGCGGCATCGAACCCCCACGCACCGCCCGCCACCGCAACCCCTTCCGCGAATGGATCGGCGCCCTCATCCGTGCCGACGTGCACGGCTGGACCAACCCCGGCGACCCGGCCGCCGCGGCCGAACAGGCCCACCGCGACGCCACCCTCACCCACACCGGGAACGGCGTCTACGCGGCGATGTTCACCTCGGCCGCCATCGCCGAGGCGGCCACCGGCGCCCACGACGTCCACCACTGCCTGCGCACCGGTCTCACCGTCGTCCCGCCCGCCTCCCGTCTCGCCCGCGCGGTCCGCCACGCGATCGGACTGGCCGAATCCACGCCCGACTTCGACGTGGTGGTCGACGAACTGCACGCCGCCCACCGCGGCTACCACTGGGTCCACGCCATCCCCAACACCGCCCTGATCGCCGCCGCCCTCACCCACGCCGACGGCGAGTTCACCGGATCCGTCTGCCGTGCGGTGTCCGGGGGGTGGGACACCGATTCGAACGGCGCGACGGCCGGCAGCATCGCCGGACTGCTGGCCGGGCACCCCGCCGCGCTCCCCGACCGCTGGACCACTCCCCTCAAGAACCGGCTCGCCACGTCCGTCGGCGACTTCAACGGCATCGGCTTCGACGCGCTCGCCCACCTCACCCACCGGGAGGCCCACCGCTCATGA
- a CDS encoding HpcH/HpaI aldolase/citrate lyase family protein, protein MTPLTLLYAPGDRPEVVGKALTSGADVVLVDLEDAVSPDRKAYARAATAERLAQRPPVPVHVRVNALDSPWGEADLTALRALVGLTGLRLPKVTSPSDVVRVARRAVRADGTVVPLHALLETALGVERAFAIASAHPAVRGIALGESDLRADLGVREDAGLDWSRARVVVAARAAALPPPAQSIYPDTRDLEGLAASCAHGRSLGFLGRAAIHPRQLPVIERAYAPTPEEITRAEETLKAAALDQGAQALPDGRFIDTAVVREAYRTLSLARRRR, encoded by the coding sequence ATGACCCCCCTCACCCTGCTGTACGCGCCCGGGGACCGCCCGGAGGTGGTGGGCAAGGCGCTCACCTCCGGGGCGGACGTGGTGCTGGTCGACCTGGAGGACGCGGTCTCCCCGGACCGCAAGGCGTACGCGCGGGCGGCGACGGCGGAACGGCTCGCGCAGCGCCCGCCGGTGCCGGTCCATGTCCGGGTGAACGCGCTGGACAGCCCCTGGGGCGAGGCGGACCTCACGGCGCTCAGGGCGCTCGTGGGTCTCACGGGGCTGCGCCTGCCGAAGGTGACGTCGCCCTCGGACGTCGTCCGTGTCGCGCGACGTGCCGTACGGGCGGACGGCACGGTCGTTCCCCTCCACGCCCTTCTGGAGACGGCCCTGGGGGTGGAGCGCGCGTTCGCGATCGCGTCGGCGCATCCGGCCGTGCGGGGCATCGCGCTGGGCGAGTCGGACCTCCGGGCCGACCTGGGCGTACGGGAGGACGCGGGGCTCGACTGGTCGCGGGCGCGGGTGGTGGTGGCGGCCCGGGCTGCCGCGCTGCCGCCACCGGCCCAGTCGATCTACCCGGACACACGGGACCTGGAGGGCCTGGCGGCGTCCTGTGCGCACGGCCGCAGCCTGGGCTTCCTGGGCCGGGCGGCGATCCATCCCCGTCAGCTCCCGGTCATCGAACGCGCCTACGCACCGACCCCGGAGGAGATCACGCGAGCGGAGGAAACCCTCAAGGCCGCCGCCCTGGACCAGGGCGCCCAGGCCCTCCCCGACGGCCGCTTCATCGACACGGCGGTGGTGAGAGAGGCGTACAGAACCCTGTCGTTGGCCCGCCGAAGGCGTTGA